In a single window of the Niabella ginsenosidivorans genome:
- a CDS encoding cupin domain-containing protein produces MKGFHADIEKETLSNEHFRKVLYTGRHMQLVLMTLKAGEAIGSEIHAENDQFFRFESGKGKCIIDENEYPVEDGSAIIVPAGARHNVINTGNEPLKMYTIYAPPHHKDGITRATKKEAEENEADFDGITTE; encoded by the coding sequence ATGAAAGGTTTCCATGCTGATATTGAAAAAGAGACATTGTCCAATGAACATTTCAGGAAAGTGCTCTATACCGGCAGGCATATGCAACTGGTATTAATGACATTGAAAGCCGGCGAAGCGATCGGGTCTGAGATCCACGCAGAAAATGACCAGTTCTTCCGTTTTGAAAGCGGTAAAGGCAAATGCATTATCGACGAAAATGAATACCCTGTAGAAGACGGCAGCGCAATTATTGTTCCTGCCGGCGCACGCCACAATGTGATCAATACAGGCAATGAACCATTAAAAATGTATACCATCTACGCCCCGCCCCATCATAAGGACGGTATCACCAGGGCTACCAAAAAAGAAGCAGAAGAGAACGAGGCAGATTTTGACGGTATTACTACCGAATGA
- a CDS encoding peptidylprolyl isomerase, whose translation MRKSLFILVAVVLLLAGCATGKITEADYKKDVLLQTNYGNMVLRLSDLTPQHRDNFIRLVRSKYYNGILFHRVIKNFMIQSGDPDSRHAHGGQPLGEGGPKYTIPAELNARLFHQKGALGAAREGDDVNPQKASSGSQFYIVQGRVWTSGGLDTLEEKRLKGAKLPEDHRKVYITRGGTPHLDGNYTVFGQLISGYEVLDKIASAPTSKGKDKDRPVYDIRIIKAKMIKRSEH comes from the coding sequence ATGAGAAAAAGCTTATTTATACTTGTTGCTGTTGTCCTGTTGCTTGCAGGTTGTGCTACCGGTAAAATAACGGAGGCTGATTATAAAAAAGACGTGCTGCTGCAAACCAACTATGGCAATATGGTGTTGCGGCTGAGTGATCTTACACCACAGCATCGAGATAATTTCATCAGGCTGGTCAGGTCAAAATATTATAATGGCATATTATTTCATCGGGTGATAAAGAATTTTATGATCCAATCCGGTGATCCGGATAGCCGCCATGCTCATGGCGGGCAACCGCTGGGAGAGGGCGGGCCAAAGTATACGATACCGGCAGAACTGAATGCGCGCCTGTTCCACCAGAAAGGGGCATTGGGTGCCGCCCGTGAAGGAGATGATGTGAACCCGCAAAAAGCGAGCAGCGGCAGTCAGTTTTATATTGTACAGGGCCGGGTATGGACCAGCGGCGGACTGGATACGCTGGAAGAAAAACGGCTGAAAGGCGCAAAACTTCCTGAAGACCACAGGAAGGTATATATCACCAGAGGAGGAACTCCGCACCTGGATGGGAACTACACGGTATTCGGACAATTAATAAGCGGCTATGAGGTATTGGATAAAATTGCATCTGCTCCCACCAGCAAAGGAAAAGATAAAGACCGGCCCGTTTATGATATCAGAATTATCAAAGCTAAAATGATTAAACGTTCCGAACATTAA